The sequence aaacaagacttaaatatcttatataatttttcataatatagaaaatgcatcttgatttaagaatttttaaatatttgtacttGAAACAAGACAAGAATACTcagtaagaaaagcatttttgccgTGTGAATGAATGAGGTATTTAAGCATCGCTTATGCTTTAAAAAGGGGGAGGAGACTGAAACTGACTCTGAGTTGCCTCTCCTTCAGAAACAGGCTTGACTTGCCCTGCTTTCTCGGGTTTGAGATACCTCCCTTTCTGAAAcggaaaacccagagtttccctcatttcagggttaacatactctgttttcacttaacctcctatCTGAAACAGGCCCCTGCTGTACAAGATTTTTTCATTCAGTCTTATGTTGTAACTGTGTGAACAAATGTTTCTGAACATGTCAAACACACTGGATTATCTTCCACCACAACAGCACAATGACAAAAGCTACAGCATAGAGTCCAACTGTGAGTTTAAATTACAGTAGGCTAAAAGTAGACAATTTCATTCACTGATACTAGCAATTCTGTAAATGCACTGAATATTCAAGTCCTCGTCACACAGATACAATGGAAAAACGCAAAAGGCTACAGTGCGTTACGTTGAAATCATGTAcaccctttaaagggttagttcacccaaaaatgaaatttctgtcattaattacccaccctgatgtcgttccacatctgtaagaccttcgttcatcttcggaacacaaattaagatatttttgatgaaatccgatggctcagttaccccttttccaccagcaCAAACcgggtgctagttcagagctagagctagtgccagttcggagttggttcaactgaaGAGCCATCTAAGAACCGGTTTGCCTTTTCACGGGctagagagccagcacagaaccAGGTCTTACGTCACTGTATACGTCTTATCTTTCACAGCAACGCTAGTGTGGCAGCACCAAACACACTGAGCTTGCTCGAGATGCATCAGCTTCTCAAAGACTAAATGCCGCATGACATCAAAGCACCGTGAGAACGATCAAAAAGCACAAGGAGTCGTATGCTCTACAAATGCTCCTGCGGCACTCCGATGTCAAACACCGATTGGTCCGCGCTGCTCcaatgcatctcaaacaagccttccATCAACAATGGCGtactgttgatgctcatggctttgcgaacCTACATCGGCATCCAAACATGGCTTGCTGTAATTGGTATATAGAGGGAGATTACAATCGAGCTGctattagctcgattagctgctatttcaaaaatcGCGGTCACAAGTTTCATGTtggtcagtaaagacatttaaatgcCCCATGATGTCCTCATGCTCAATAACAATGGTGGGCTCAAAAGCCTGCATCACTGAGTAGCCTAGACCAGGTGTAGGCAAGTTTGGTCCTAGAGAGtctctgtcctgcagagtttagcttcaaccttaatcaaacacctgaacaagctaatcaagctcttcaggattactaaggctatagAGGGTATGGACTGAcatcactttcccgccggaacgcactccctcagctggactgagtggcagaAGAGCTGCTgtatgactggatttaataggggaaactgcgaaaagctgagataaacaaatgattacACTAAAAGTTGGGCTCGAAAGTGTTCCTTTTGACATGTCAAAGAAACCTAATCCaaggatattgacatgcagccatgaatcgtgtttcctgacatttatatgatTTCGACACCGGAGAAATGCATAAAGCAAATCCACCTGTGAACactataactacaatataggtaggtttaaatctgaGTGATCACTtataacaatgttatatatCATCCAtccctaaaacttgtataggttttgtcagtgtttatttaaaagcacccaattatgcagaagatggtaaatatttaattgataagttccaaatccaacattttgacacaaaataactgcaaatccacatTCCTCTGGTGGAcagttgtttttgtgaattgaaGCGATCCATTTGTTGCTGCTTTCTGCAGCTTTTAGCAGTCtataaaaatatacctcagatttcttgttaaatctatttgtacagtcaatcgcaaagctcttttttcttttcttttttgtgtttttttgcagcattcacactgaaaaccaatgctgccccTCAGTCTTTGTGCCATTCAGTGGGTGTAACCGCAGtcataacggtcgacggtgatgTCACAGGCACACCCTCTATAGGAAGGCGAGttgctaaactctgcaggacagcggctctctaggaccaaaCTTGCCTACCACTGGTCTAGACCAAGGgcaaataaataatgcattatattgGCCAAAacatggttaacaggttttattcaaataagtaaatttatattattacaattaaatacCTGAAGCAAGTGCAGCATCTTTCTTTACACTATATTGATGATGGTCTGATGAGATGTGGTGCTCCACATAATCCTTGTGAAATACAAGAGCCCCGATCTCTATAAAAGTTCACTTTAAGGAACCTTTCTTTACTGGAGGTCCGTGTTGCCTGCAGATTCGACAGAACTTTTACATTATAGCCTTTATTACAAATTTGCAATAtagaattaataaaataaataaaatataataatggaAATAAAAGTGACATTTTTACCATCCTGGATGAAGGACAGCCAGTTCTTAAAATGAGGAATTTTCAGCCAGTCAGGGTTCCATCCAGAGCTATGATGCTTTGAGTCTGAGAATTATGCATTGATATTATAGGATTAAATATTAGAGTTCTCCTTGCTTGGCCAAACACTGCCCCTCTCTCTGTGAATGGGACACTCTGAACCATATTCTGCTTGATCACCTGCAGCTTCCTGTGCCACACTGATGGCCACTGCGGCTTCATCTCCCTCAGCACACTCACTGCTCAGGCTAGCATCATCTCTGACCAACTGAACTGAAAACAAGCCTGAATCATAGTTCTGTCAATGACAATCATTATGGGTGGGAATTAATGTGTAAACGGATATCGGATACCAGTCACGtctaaagtgaatgtaaacagactGGCCAAAAAATTGGATATGGTCAAAAGATTTGATCTGTGCGTTAAGACTTGCAATTAAAACACAGCCTGTGGGTCTCTGCTGAGAATGTGAGATTGAGTTAGTTTAGTCAACCTCCTATCGACAACCCAGAGTTTAACTCATATGCATGTTGAATACATAGTCAGTGGATCAACGATTTCAAGTGTCACCATAGAAATGGATGTTAAGCAGCAGCACACCatacttctttttttcttcttttgtttagTTAGTGTTGGTGCATATCACCACCTATTGATCTATTGTGCATACAGAATTTATATTATACAGAAAATGTCCAGCAGCAAAAAAGATAACCTTTTAAGATCAATGATGTGTGTGATGAGGAAATTTTAGATGTGTGATGTGTGACAAAATGAACATTGGTTTGTCATAATAATgctttataattataaattacatacgtttattatattataataggcctatattttgTTGTCATGCCCACTGAAACCTCATCTAAAGGGTACAAAAACAGTACCTCTGAAGCTGGGAAATTTGTCCTTATATACCCTGTAAGTTAAAGTTTTTGGAACTGGAAGTTGATGTTATCAGTTTACTTATCCCTAAACTTACCTGGGTATGTTGCATAATCTACTTTCTGGAATACCtccctggagggccactgtcctggaGAGTTAAGCTCCATCTCTAATCACACCTGATTCTTTGAAAATTACTGGCAGGAGTGTTTGGTTAGTGATGGAACTGAACTCTGtaggacaatggccctccaggactgacaGTGCCCCTCCCTAGTTGTTGTTGAAAAATCTAACAGCACCATAAGAGATGTAGCCCTGATCATATGCCAAAAACAGGTCATTTGCAACTTCAGTAACACTGTTTCTGTGATATGATGAGTGTTTTGAAAAGGGATTTGATAACTGCCAGCTTGAAAGTATTTGGGACAAGTCTTAAAGAAAGCCAAGAGTTATCAGTGCTGAGAAGAGGTTGTGATGCTAGCTAAATGTGTTTAGGATCTAGCatacatattgtttttttttatgctttacATGTGTAAAAGTGTTGATGTCTGTTGTTTTGTGACATTAAACTGGGGTTAATTGTCTTTTTCATCTTAGACTTGAAGACACTGAAAGAAGAGAGTCAAGAATTGAATGAAACTGAAGAAAAAGACCAGAATGATTTCATAACTGAAGAAAAACCTTTCATTAGCTTACAGACTGAAAAGACTTTATCAAGAAAAAAAGCTCAAAAGACTAAAGGTCATTTCACATGCCAACATTGTGGAAAGACTTTCAATCAAAATAGAAACCTTAAAGTCCAtgtgagagttcacactggagaaaagccattcacctgccaacagtgtggaaagagtttcactcaaAAACCAAGTCTTAAAgcccacatgagagttcacaccggagagaaCCCGTTtatctgccaacagtgtggaaaaaggTTCAATCGAAAAGGAAACCTGACAGTCCACttgagaattcatactggagctAGTCCATTtatctgccaacagtgtggaagaagtttcactcaaaaaggaagccttaaagtccacatgagaattcacactggagaaaaccCTTTCTCCTGCCAACAATGTGGGAAAGGTTTCATTCGAAATGCAAACCTTAAGAGCCACAtcagaattcacactggagagaagccttttacATGCCCTCAATGTGGAAAGTGTTTTAAACATAAAGCAACCCTTAATGCTCACAtgaggattcacactggagagaagccgttcgtATGTggtcagtgtgggaagagtttcagatTTACTGTAACTCTTAATCACCACATGAGGATTCACTCAAGAGAGAACTGTTTTATATGTCATCAGTGTGGAAGGAGTTTCACAGACCGGAAACATCTtaaaaatcatgtaaaaatTCACTTTGGAGAGAAGCCTCACATGTGCCTTCACTGTGGAAAGACTtgcaaaaacaaagcaaaccttgaggttcacatgagagttcacactggagagaagcctttcacctgccctcagtgtgggaagagtttcgcTCTCAAAGGAAACCTTGAGGTTCACATTAGGcttcacaccggagagaagccttacaagtgtcttcagtgtgaaaagagtttcaCATATCATAGAGACCTGAAATGCCATTTGCAAACTCATTCTCGAAAGAAATTACAAGGTTCTGAGTGTGGAAAGAAGTTTGTAAATGAGAGAAATTTCAAACCCTCTATAAGGCGGGGATTTAATTGTGATCGGTGTAATAAAAAGTTTCTTTTGTCATCACACTTACAGATacacatgaaaattcacacaAATGTGAGACcgtatttttgttgtttttgtagaAAGAGTTTTAAATGGCTCAGCAGTTTAAAATGGCACCAGAAAATCTGTGTGAAATCAAAGCTACATTCATACAACAGGTGAATGTGGATCAAATTtgattttgccttttttttgcCTAAGGTTTACCTTTTTAAATGTCATCTCAGATACTTGTCTGAGCAGGTGACATTCCTACAAGACTCCACCATGTTCATCACAAGCGATTTGGCCATGTTCAGTTATTTTAGTTGCATCCTTCACCTTATTTTCCATGTACTTATGAATGTATGTGGCCATACTCCAGTATGGACTAACTCAGATGGGCAATTCTATGGTCAAACCCTTGTAGAGCCCATACCTCAAGCCCATATCATGCCTACCCCCTCAATGAAATGTTAGCTGGGAAAGACACTTCCAGAGTTTGgggtgttaaagggttagttcacctaaaaatgaaatttctgtcattaattactcatcctcatgtcattcgacaccggtaagaccttcgttcatcttcggatcaCAAATTAAGAGTGTATGAAATTTCTGAGTCCATTCCAGTGTGAATCTCTAAGTTCGGTCCAGTGTGTAAAATCtgagtattctcattgcttcataacattaaagtagaatcactgtagtcacgtggactattttaacaatgtcttaacTACTTTTCCGGACCTTGAATGttgtaattacgttgctttctctTGGCGAtcagaaacctctcggatttcatcagaaataccttaatttgtgttccaaagatgaacaaaggtcttacaggtttggaacaaaacgagggtgagtaataaaagggatagttcacccaaaaatgaaaatttgatgtttatctgcttacccccagtgcatccaagatgtaggtggatttgtttcttcagtagaacacaaatgatgatttttaactccaaccgttgcagtctgtcagtttTACAATGCGTGTAAGTGTGAACTTTGTCtttaagagtaaataaaacttgcatagacaaatccaaattaaaccctgcggctcgtgacgacacattgatgtcctgaaACACGAAACGATCTGTTTGTGcaagagaaaccgaacagtatttatataattttttacctctaaaactcCCCaatgtccaactgtgttcagcatTTGGTTAGTGaggtcacgagccgcagggtttaatttggatttatctatgcaagttttatttactcttaaaGACAAAGTTCACACTTACACGCATTgtaaaacttacagactgcaacggttggagttaaaaatcatcatttgtgttctactgaagaaacaaagtcacctacatcttggatctTGGGTGCCCTGGGGGTAaccagataaacatcaaattttcatttttgggtgaactatccctttaatgaccCTTTAAATTGGAAAATGATCTACTATGGAGTTACTTTTTTTCAATCAAACCTACTGTGTTTGAGAGCAATCAaattatattgaaataaaaaaaaaagtcttctgAACGTTGTTTTTAAGTACAGATATAagtaaatatttgaaaatgtgtttttctctgCAGTTCCCACACTTCACACGTAAATCTTTGTGGGTCTAAAACACTTGCTTGTGATTTCAATGTAAGTGAAGCTGGGTGGTATCTACCCACCAGAACGAAAGACTTTCTTTTGGTCTCTCTTGTTTGGTTGTACTTTGTTTTCCTGCCATCAGTTAGAGGAGAGCAACATGTCATTTGCTGGGTAAAATAGCTCATTTAATAAATTCAGTGAGAAGTGCATGAAGCTGGATAACGTGTGTAACTATCCATATACTTAATTCAAAACATGCATTCGCTAGTGTTTGTCAAATCAGAGgctttgttctttcttttgtatATTGTATGTTCAGATACTCTATATTCTAGGGGCCTgttgaaaatgatcaaaaatactggcGCTGACTGGGAAAGGGTTTGTTAACcaaaactttaatttcagagacaacaaatttaaaaaaaaattataatttgtcTCATGAAGCGAGTTAAGCAAACTCTTGAGTTGTAGATATAGTTGATAAATCCAAACAAATCAAAACATAGATGGAGTAAATCAGGTCCATCAACACAACCTAAGCTTCACAGACCTATACCTCTTCCTGGGTCGACGTTTCATTCGGCAACTTTAGGTCATTTTGATTTTTAcactgtttaatgtttgataaTTGCATTATATTAGCTGTGCATAAGCAATGGTTCTATCGCTTGTTACTGCTGCTTCTTTGTCTGTGTTTTAATCTGGCGATggtgtactctttcagaagatgtgtaatagcgGCCCCTACCGTATAATGGTTAAAAACATGGATTGTTGGAAAATTCCATCAAGGATGGGACAGTGTTAGGGAAATTATAGTACTTGTAATTTGTGAATGAACAAGTGAATTTCATTTAGTGTGTGAACCGCACACACCTGGAGCAGTGGGAAGCCACTTTTCCTGTGGCGGCCGGGGAGTGATttggggtta is a genomic window of Chanodichthys erythropterus isolate Z2021 chromosome 14, ASM2448905v1, whole genome shotgun sequence containing:
- the LOC137036094 gene encoding oocyte zinc finger protein XlCOF6-like — translated: MAFIKEESEDIKIEEVFSVKHEETEEQTDLKTLKEESQELNETEEKDQNDFITEEKPFISLQTEKTLSRKKAQKTKGHFTCQHCGKTFNQNRNLKVHVRVHTGEKPFTCQQCGKSFTQKPSLKAHMRVHTGENPFICQQCGKRFNRKGNLTVHLRIHTGASPFICQQCGRSFTQKGSLKVHMRIHTGENPFSCQQCGKGFIRNANLKSHIRIHTGEKPFTCPQCGKCFKHKATLNAHMRIHTGEKPFVCGQCGKSFRFTVTLNHHMRIHSRENCFICHQCGRSFTDRKHLKNHVKIHFGEKPHMCLHCGKTCKNKANLEVHMRVHTGEKPFTCPQCGKSFALKGNLEVHIRLHTGEKPYKCLQCEKSFTYHRDLKCHLQTHSRKKLQGSECGKKFVNERNFKPSIRRGFNCDRCNKKFLLSSHLQIHMKIHTNVRPYFCCFCRKSFKWLSSLKWHQKICVKSKLHSYNR